One Polaribacter sp. KT25b DNA segment encodes these proteins:
- the purD gene encoding phosphoribosylamine--glycine ligase — protein MNVLILGSGGREHAFTLKLLKSNKINQIFVAPGNAGTHKIATNINISVSDFIAIKKTVLENDIKMVVVGPEVPLVEGVHDFFLEDNELKNIPVIGPKKDGALLEGSKDFSKQFMQKHGVPTARYQSFTKDNLTQGFAFLETLDPPFVLKADGLAAGKGVLIINSLDEAKTELEEMVSNQKFGEASTTVVIEEFLKGIELSVFVLTDGKNYKILPSAKDYKRIGEGDTGLNTGGMGAISPVPFADKAFLDKVEELVVKPTIDGLQKDGIDYRGFIFIGLMNDNGNPSVVEYNVRMGDPETEVVLPRIESDLFELFEGVANQTLDKKSFSVTDKTATTIMLVSGGYPEAYEKNKEITGFDTVDESIVFHAGTTIKDDKVVTSGGRVMAITSFGNTIEEALEKSYNSIDKIHFDKMNFRKDIGFDLV, from the coding sequence ATGAATGTACTTATTTTAGGTTCTGGAGGTAGAGAACATGCCTTTACTTTAAAACTACTAAAAAGCAACAAGATTAATCAAATATTTGTGGCTCCTGGAAATGCAGGAACTCACAAAATTGCAACAAATATTAATATTAGTGTTTCTGATTTTATAGCGATTAAAAAAACTGTTTTAGAGAACGATATTAAAATGGTTGTTGTTGGTCCAGAAGTGCCTTTGGTAGAAGGTGTTCACGATTTCTTTTTAGAAGATAATGAGTTGAAAAACATTCCGGTTATTGGTCCAAAAAAAGACGGTGCTTTGTTAGAGGGTTCAAAAGATTTTTCTAAACAATTTATGCAAAAACATGGTGTGCCAACTGCAAGGTATCAATCATTTACAAAAGATAATTTAACGCAAGGTTTTGCTTTTTTAGAAACTTTAGATCCGCCTTTCGTTTTAAAAGCAGATGGTTTAGCAGCAGGAAAAGGTGTTTTAATTATAAATTCTTTGGATGAAGCTAAAACAGAATTAGAAGAAATGGTTTCTAATCAGAAATTTGGAGAAGCATCAACAACAGTTGTTATTGAAGAGTTTTTAAAAGGAATAGAATTGTCTGTGTTTGTCTTAACAGATGGAAAAAACTATAAAATTTTACCATCAGCAAAAGATTATAAAAGAATTGGAGAAGGAGATACTGGTTTAAATACTGGTGGAATGGGAGCTATTTCTCCAGTGCCATTTGCTGATAAAGCTTTTTTGGATAAAGTAGAAGAATTAGTAGTAAAACCAACAATTGACGGTTTACAAAAAGATGGAATTGATTATAGAGGTTTTATTTTTATCGGATTAATGAATGATAATGGAAATCCTTCTGTAGTTGAATATAATGTAAGAATGGGAGATCCAGAAACCGAAGTTGTTTTGCCTAGAATCGAGTCTGATTTATTTGAGTTATTTGAAGGTGTTGCAAATCAAACTTTAGATAAAAAATCTTTTTCTGTAACGGATAAAACAGCAACTACAATTATGTTAGTTTCTGGCGGATATCCTGAAGCGTATGAAAAAAACAAAGAAATTACTGGTTTTGATACTGTTGATGAATCTATTGTTTTTCATGCGGGCACAACTATTAAAGACGATAAAGTTGTAACAAGCGGAGGTAGAGTTATGGCAATTACTTCTTTTGGAAATACTATAGAAGAAGCTTTAGAAAAAAGTTATAATAGCATTGATAAAATTCATTTTGATAAAAT